Proteins found in one Sporosarcina sp. FSL K6-3457 genomic segment:
- a CDS encoding ROK family protein has translation MLGAIEAGGTKFVCAVGDMDFNVIEMIEIPTTTPAETMKKVQEFFQQFEIQALGVGSFGPADINPDSTNYGCITTTPKVAWQHFNILSSLKEHLDIPMVFDTDVNIAALGEAKFGAAQDVDSCIYITIGTGIGVGAVSNGKMLQGLSHPEMGHILVRRHPDDSFEGVCPFHGDCLEGLAAGPAIEKRWNEKAVLLTERSEVWEIEGYYIAQALMTYILTLSPERIILGGGVMKQRQVLPVIYKHLQAINNHYLAFPQLEDQIADYIVTPGIEGFSAIKGAFYLAKAELE, from the coding sequence TTGTTAGGTGCAATTGAAGCAGGGGGAACAAAGTTTGTTTGCGCTGTGGGGGATATGGATTTTAATGTGATTGAAATGATTGAAATTCCAACAACAACTCCTGCGGAGACAATGAAAAAAGTACAAGAATTCTTTCAACAATTTGAGATTCAGGCATTAGGAGTAGGGTCATTTGGTCCGGCTGATATTAACCCGGACTCTACAAATTATGGCTGTATCACAACAACGCCTAAAGTGGCGTGGCAGCATTTTAATATTTTATCATCATTAAAAGAGCACTTGGATATCCCGATGGTGTTCGATACGGATGTTAACATTGCGGCATTGGGAGAGGCGAAGTTTGGAGCTGCCCAAGATGTTGACAGTTGTATCTATATTACAATCGGGACGGGAATTGGCGTAGGTGCGGTGAGTAACGGTAAAATGCTACAAGGGCTCAGCCATCCTGAAATGGGGCATATTTTGGTTAGAAGACATCCCGATGATTCTTTTGAGGGGGTTTGCCCATTCCACGGAGACTGTTTGGAGGGATTGGCTGCTGGACCAGCGATTGAAAAGAGATGGAATGAAAAAGCTGTGTTGCTGACAGAGCGATCTGAAGTATGGGAAATCGAAGGCTATTATATCGCGCAAGCGTTAATGACGTATATCCTAACGCTATCACCAGAAAGAATTATTTTAGGTGGCGGGGTGATGAAGCAGAGGCAAGTGCTGCCTGTGATTTACAAACACTTGCAGGCGATAAATAATCATTACTTGGCTTTCCCACAGCTAGAGGATCAGATTGCTGATTATATTGTCACTCCTGGTATTGAAGGCTTTTCAGCGATTAAAGGTGCATTTTATTTGGCGAAGGCTGAGTTGGAATAG
- a CDS encoding GH32 C-terminal domain-containing protein: MKRLTATLIGILVLLVGCSEIEQNEKGESDLKAVGLNKMEVANADYYTEMYRPQYHFSTPSGNLADPNGLIYFDGEYHLFHQKNGNWAHAISTDMLHWEHLPVALEHDLLGQALSGSTVVDWNDSSGLFNGKAGLVAFYTSTEGGEAQGMAYSKDKGRTWERYAGNPIIENPGIKDFRDPKVFWHEDTNKWVMVISTNQSVTFYNSDNLIDWTFQSQFGDDEGSHVAVWECPDLFQLPVNGDQGNQKWVLHVSVGDNDTTNGSTAQYFIGEFDGTTFVNDNSPETVLTTDFGQDFYAAQSFSDIPDEDGRTIWLGWMANWRYPYQSPTDPWMGSMSIPRELLLRTIEDGSIRLFQGPIQEIESLRANAHHMEAFRLEGDYPIDAFASTTFEFEMIVEWDAVEEFGIRLRQSEEEEALFGVDTATNKIFLDRSNAGLEQLTDRNGNMYQFGNRHETDYPMERKQIKIRGLVDESSIELFVNEGEFVFTKLIYTKPTNNAIELYTKGGSVDVVLLDFFELHSTWRERPRADEMTGIVVSEEYATLKVGETTTIQAQVKPNGYDYSDGFTWEIEQPNVVGITEQDDSMISLEALKPGVTNITVSDASGKVTKVMKVRVHS; encoded by the coding sequence ATGAAAAGACTTACTGCTACGCTAATAGGGATATTGGTTTTACTAGTTGGGTGCAGTGAAATTGAACAAAACGAAAAGGGTGAGAGTGATTTGAAAGCAGTGGGCCTAAATAAAATGGAGGTAGCGAATGCTGACTATTATACGGAAATGTATCGGCCACAGTATCATTTTTCAACACCATCAGGGAATTTAGCGGATCCAAATGGACTTATATATTTTGATGGAGAATATCATTTATTTCATCAGAAAAATGGTAACTGGGCGCATGCGATTAGTACTGATATGCTTCATTGGGAACACTTGCCCGTCGCTTTAGAGCATGATTTACTGGGGCAAGCCTTATCGGGGAGCACGGTTGTAGACTGGAATGATTCCAGTGGATTATTTAATGGAAAAGCTGGTTTAGTTGCCTTTTATACAAGTACTGAGGGCGGTGAGGCGCAGGGGATGGCGTATAGTAAGGATAAAGGGAGAACATGGGAGCGCTATGCAGGCAACCCGATTATTGAAAATCCTGGTATCAAAGACTTCCGCGATCCGAAAGTGTTTTGGCATGAGGATACAAATAAGTGGGTAATGGTGATTTCTACAAATCAAAGTGTTACGTTTTATAACTCTGATAACTTGATTGATTGGACGTTCCAAAGTCAATTTGGAGATGATGAAGGTTCACATGTTGCAGTATGGGAGTGCCCGGATTTATTCCAACTACCTGTCAATGGGGATCAAGGGAATCAGAAGTGGGTTCTGCATGTGAGTGTTGGAGATAATGATACAACGAATGGTTCAACAGCTCAATATTTCATTGGAGAGTTTGATGGAACGACGTTTGTGAATGACAATTCCCCAGAAACAGTGTTAACGACTGATTTCGGACAAGACTTTTATGCGGCACAGTCATTTTCCGATATCCCTGATGAGGATGGTAGAACAATTTGGCTAGGCTGGATGGCGAATTGGCGCTATCCATACCAATCTCCAACGGATCCATGGATGGGCTCCATGTCGATTCCGCGTGAGTTATTACTTCGGACCATTGAAGATGGTAGTATTCGACTGTTCCAAGGACCTATTCAAGAAATAGAGAGCTTACGGGCAAATGCGCATCATATGGAGGCATTTCGATTAGAAGGTGATTATCCGATTGATGCATTTGCGAGTACAACATTTGAATTTGAAATGATTGTAGAATGGGACGCTGTAGAGGAGTTCGGTATTCGTCTTCGTCAATCCGAAGAGGAAGAGGCTCTATTTGGCGTCGATACAGCAACGAATAAGATCTTCTTGGACCGCTCGAATGCGGGGTTGGAACAATTGACAGATCGGAACGGAAATATGTATCAGTTTGGGAATCGTCACGAAACAGATTACCCAATGGAGCGAAAGCAGATTAAAATCAGAGGTCTTGTAGATGAATCTTCCATTGAGTTATTTGTCAATGAAGGTGAATTCGTGTTTACTAAATTGATTTATACAAAGCCGACGAATAATGCTATTGAATTGTATACAAAGGGTGGCAGCGTGGATGTCGTGCTATTGGACTTCTTTGAGCTACATTCTACATGGCGAGAACGTCCACGGGCGGATGAAATGACGGGTATTGTAGTTAGCGAAGAATATGCCACATTAAAAGTTGGAGAAACAACAACTATTCAAGCGCAGGTGAAGCCGAATGGTTATGATTATAGTGATGGTTTTACATGGGAAATTGAACAGCCGAATGTAGTGGGAATTACAGAGCAGGATGATTCAATGATTTCATTGGAAGCCTTGAAGCCTGGCGTTACAAATATCACTGTGAGTGATGCGAGTGGGAAGGTTACGAAAGTGATGAAGGTCAGGGTTCATTCGTAA
- a CDS encoding maltose acetyltransferase domain-containing protein, with the protein MKTEKEKMLAGELYLAADSELVKGRENARRLTRVFNETLETELSERTVLLNELFGSVGKNIYIEPTLRCDYGFNIHVGENFYANFDSVFLDVCEIRIGDNCMMAPGVHIYTATHPLDPTERSSGAEYGKPVTIGDNVWIGGRAVINPGVTIGDNVVIASGAVVVKDVPDNVVVGGNPARVIKEIDVAGTRG; encoded by the coding sequence ATGAAAACAGAGAAAGAAAAAATGCTAGCTGGTGAATTATACCTTGCCGCTGATTCCGAATTAGTAAAAGGGCGGGAAAATGCCCGCCGATTAACAAGGGTTTTTAATGAAACGTTGGAAACGGAGCTTAGTGAACGGACTGTATTGCTAAACGAGTTATTTGGTTCAGTTGGGAAAAATATATACATTGAACCTACTTTACGCTGTGACTACGGATTTAATATTCATGTTGGTGAAAATTTTTACGCCAATTTTGATAGCGTATTTTTGGATGTTTGTGAAATAAGAATTGGCGATAACTGCATGATGGCCCCGGGTGTTCATATTTACACGGCTACTCATCCATTAGATCCTACGGAGCGAAGTTCTGGTGCCGAATATGGCAAGCCTGTAACAATCGGTGATAATGTATGGATTGGCGGGCGCGCGGTTATTAATCCTGGAGTTACGATTGGTGATAATGTGGTCATCGCGTCAGGTGCGGTTGTGGTAAAAGATGTACCGGATAATGTAGTTGTAGGTGGAAATCCTGCGAGGGTTATTAAAGAGATTGATGTTGCGGGGACTCGTGGGTGA
- a CDS encoding MurR/RpiR family transcriptional regulator: MLINKMKYMKDLTNQERHIVEYIIENPEIVFKVTANELAKLTYTSSSTIVRFCKKFGTKGFPDFQLQFALEYKESNLKNRLQNEEVGVAKEFIDKVDSIPYIYEEALIQTRKRFNMEDLVVIIDWLKEANRIEVYGVDMNYYIAQQVCAKWNEIGIHASAYNSVNYHLLTNTKNNAKTVSFVISHTGKNKAIIDIAKTLKSFNQKVIAISGTKQNELAKLADKNIQSYYNHETPHLSKIFNVITTQYIFDVFYLGTIEE, from the coding sequence TTGTTAATTAACAAGATGAAGTATATGAAAGATTTAACTAACCAGGAAAGACACATAGTAGAATATATAATTGAAAATCCTGAAATTGTCTTTAAGGTGACAGCCAATGAATTAGCAAAATTAACGTATACAAGCTCCTCTACTATTGTGAGATTTTGCAAAAAGTTTGGAACAAAAGGGTTTCCAGATTTCCAACTTCAGTTTGCATTAGAATACAAAGAATCTAACTTGAAAAATAGACTTCAGAATGAGGAAGTTGGGGTCGCAAAGGAATTTATAGATAAGGTCGACTCCATCCCATATATTTATGAGGAAGCATTAATACAGACCCGAAAGCGATTTAACATGGAGGATCTAGTTGTGATCATTGATTGGTTGAAAGAGGCAAACCGTATTGAAGTTTACGGTGTAGATATGAATTATTATATTGCCCAACAAGTTTGTGCTAAATGGAATGAAATTGGGATACATGCCAGTGCATATAACAGTGTAAACTATCACTTATTAACTAACACAAAAAATAATGCAAAGACTGTATCGTTCGTCATTTCTCATACAGGCAAGAACAAAGCAATCATAGATATTGCAAAAACGCTCAAATCATTTAATCAAAAAGTAATTGCCATATCAGGTACTAAGCAGAATGAATTGGCAAAGTTAGCTGATAAAAATATTCAAAGCTATTATAATCATGAAACCCCGCATTTAAGCAAAATATTTAATGTAATTACGACCCAATATATCTTTGATGTATTTTATTTAGGGACCATTGAAGAATAG
- a CDS encoding Gfo/Idh/MocA family oxidoreductase, giving the protein MMNIAMIGFGNAVLNYHLPYLERKENINVKYIFRREEDRIREGTEHESWYPPIHFTTDLNEILQDSEVDLVVICTHVDSHMEYATAALENNKHILVEKPFAPTIEEANHIFELAKSKGLIAMANQNRRFDGDFLTLEKVLRSGKLGNVVEIQSHYDYFMPQYIKRGDFGFLYGLAVHTIDQIISVYGKPDDIHYDVRSISYPGESDDYIDIDFYFGRTKVTIKCSVAVKLEHPKFTVHGDKGSFIKYSSGHQKKNPNGPTTVSFEREAENNWGKLSYIDDNGVEQNENVPSEVTDYGILYEKLYQAIKNEGEKPVKDEEVIIVLKILEEGLSIAKKAK; this is encoded by the coding sequence ATGATGAACATCGCAATGATTGGTTTTGGGAATGCCGTTCTAAATTACCATTTACCGTATTTAGAAAGAAAAGAAAATATAAACGTGAAATATATCTTCCGTAGAGAAGAGGATCGTATTCGAGAAGGTACAGAACATGAAAGTTGGTATCCACCTATTCATTTCACTACAGATTTAAATGAAATCTTGCAGGATAGCGAAGTAGACCTAGTTGTTATTTGTACACATGTGGATAGTCACATGGAATATGCAACAGCTGCATTGGAAAATAACAAGCATATATTAGTGGAAAAACCATTTGCACCAACAATTGAAGAAGCAAATCATATTTTTGAATTGGCAAAGTCTAAAGGACTTATTGCAATGGCAAATCAAAATAGAAGGTTTGATGGAGACTTCCTTACTCTTGAAAAGGTACTTAGAAGTGGGAAGTTAGGGAATGTTGTTGAAATTCAATCTCATTATGATTACTTCATGCCGCAATATATTAAAAGAGGTGACTTCGGCTTTTTATATGGGCTTGCTGTTCATACCATTGACCAAATCATATCTGTATATGGTAAGCCAGATGATATTCACTACGATGTAAGGAGCATTTCTTATCCAGGAGAATCAGATGATTATATTGATATTGATTTTTACTTTGGAAGAACGAAAGTAACGATAAAATGTAGCGTAGCTGTAAAGCTTGAACATCCGAAATTTACAGTTCATGGAGACAAAGGCAGCTTTATTAAATATAGCAGTGGCCACCAAAAGAAAAACCCTAATGGTCCAACTACTGTCTCCTTCGAGCGTGAAGCAGAAAACAATTGGGGTAAACTTTCTTATATAGATGATAATGGTGTAGAACAGAATGAAAATGTACCATCGGAAGTTACAGATTACGGAATTTTATATGAAAAGCTTTACCAGGCAATTAAAAATGAGGGTGAAAAGCCAGTGAAAGATGAAGAAGTAATCATCGTATTAAAGATATTAGAAGAGGGTCTTTCTATTGCAAAAAAAGCAAAGTAA
- a CDS encoding Gfo/Idh/MocA family protein, with the protein MRIGTIGTGLIVDVFLSALNKIDGAQCVAMYSRKEETAKPLAEKYQVETIYTDLEKLYMDPTIDFIYVASPNSLHYEQAYRALEHGKHVICEKPFTSTVSETENLMKLARKNRLMLFEGITTIHLPNYQLIKQHVGKLGQLKFVQCNYSQYSSKYDALLRGETPNAFNPEFSGGALADINIYNLHFILNLFGAPQSVSYTANKHPNGIDTSGVLVMKYPTFIAECVGAKDTRSMNFVLIQGENGYLHVENGANGCQNVRLHLKDKEILLNSQTTLNTLYYELLVFKEIFELKDFERCNELLDYSHSVMEVYEKARKTADIVFAADNQ; encoded by the coding sequence GTGAGAATAGGAACGATTGGTACTGGATTAATAGTGGATGTATTCTTATCAGCTCTAAATAAAATAGATGGTGCGCAATGCGTAGCAATGTATTCCCGTAAAGAAGAAACAGCTAAACCATTAGCCGAGAAGTATCAGGTAGAAACGATCTATACGGACCTAGAAAAGCTTTATATGGACCCTACTATTGATTTTATTTATGTAGCCTCTCCAAATAGCTTGCATTATGAGCAAGCCTACCGAGCATTAGAACATGGAAAGCATGTCATTTGTGAGAAGCCTTTCACTTCGACAGTGAGTGAAACAGAGAATTTAATGAAACTGGCTAGGAAAAATCGACTAATGTTGTTTGAAGGAATTACAACCATTCATTTACCAAACTATCAGCTGATTAAACAACATGTCGGAAAACTGGGTCAATTGAAATTTGTCCAATGTAATTATAGCCAGTACTCTAGTAAATACGATGCATTATTAAGAGGAGAAACACCGAACGCTTTTAACCCTGAGTTTTCTGGCGGTGCATTAGCGGATATTAACATTTACAACCTTCACTTTATATTAAATTTATTCGGTGCCCCTCAGTCAGTCAGCTATACAGCGAATAAACATCCGAATGGAATAGACACTTCTGGGGTCTTAGTAATGAAATATCCAACCTTCATTGCAGAGTGTGTAGGAGCCAAGGATACGAGAAGCATGAACTTTGTTCTCATTCAAGGGGAAAATGGTTATCTTCATGTAGAAAATGGCGCGAATGGTTGTCAAAATGTCAGATTACATTTAAAGGATAAAGAGATTCTTCTAAATAGCCAAACGACGCTCAATACCCTTTATTACGAACTTCTTGTTTTTAAAGAGATTTTTGAACTTAAAGATTTTGAACGTTGTAACGAATTATTGGATTACTCACATTCTGTTATGGAAGTGTATGAAAAGGCAAGGAAGACAGCAGATATTGTTTTTGCAGCTGATAATCAATAA
- a CDS encoding beta-glucoside-specific PTS transporter subunit IIABC, whose product MDNKQLGNKIIELVGGEGNVNSLVHCATRLRFKLKEHNKADKKALEKIPDVLTVVEKGGQYQVVIGNKVGKVYTEIMNGHNIHTRGSGDTDGVQDKRNVGVAAKVFEYISGTFSPLIPALAGAGMIKALLAVLSMLNWIDVEGTTYAVLNAASSGLFYFFPIFIGISAARQLNANPFVGGTIAAGLLEPSFTALLERTGDISFMSVPLIATDYTSTVFPLLIAMAIYAPLERIIKKYTPDTIQLFFVPMLGILIMMPLTALVFGPFAQYVSAGIGASITFLSEFSSVLTGVVIASVWPFLVILGVHWGVVPIMIDNFSKGGDIIGPITSGSVFAVMGIAFGIFLRSRRNKDLRSLALAGTLSGLLAGVIEPILYGLVLRYRRLIPLMLLSGALGGGIIALFDVRVSTFVFQSIFSIPVYSPMVGYIIGIGTAFAVGTILAFIFGTEGEKSKGVIETEVSSVRNENVGKVRYELTTPLSGKIIPLGDVSDSVFSSGVMGKGVGIDPSDGIVVAPFDGKVVTILSTKHAIGLASDEGVEVLIHIGLDTVQLDGKHYEVHVETNQAVKKGQKLITFDIEAIQKDGYNTITPVIITNAADYLDVLPTESSYVGLEDVVLTVLK is encoded by the coding sequence ATGGATAATAAACAATTAGGGAATAAAATCATCGAGCTGGTTGGCGGAGAGGGAAATGTCAATTCTCTCGTTCATTGTGCAACTCGGCTACGATTTAAGCTGAAGGAACATAATAAAGCAGATAAGAAAGCATTGGAGAAAATCCCAGACGTTCTTACTGTAGTTGAAAAAGGCGGCCAATATCAGGTTGTTATTGGAAATAAAGTAGGGAAAGTTTACACAGAAATTATGAATGGTCATAATATTCATACTAGAGGTTCAGGAGATACAGATGGGGTGCAAGATAAAAGAAATGTTGGAGTTGCAGCTAAAGTCTTTGAATATATTTCTGGAACGTTTTCACCGTTAATTCCTGCATTAGCAGGTGCGGGGATGATAAAAGCATTACTTGCAGTCCTTTCCATGTTGAACTGGATTGATGTGGAAGGGACAACCTATGCTGTATTAAATGCGGCATCAAGCGGTCTATTTTATTTCTTTCCAATCTTTATAGGTATTTCTGCAGCTAGGCAATTAAATGCTAACCCATTTGTCGGCGGTACGATTGCAGCGGGTTTACTAGAGCCTAGTTTCACAGCGCTTTTAGAACGCACTGGTGATATCAGTTTTATGAGTGTCCCACTTATTGCAACGGATTATACATCGACTGTTTTCCCGTTGCTAATTGCAATGGCAATTTACGCACCACTTGAACGAATCATTAAAAAGTATACACCGGATACGATTCAATTGTTTTTTGTGCCAATGCTAGGCATTCTAATTATGATGCCGTTAACCGCATTAGTTTTCGGGCCATTTGCACAGTATGTTAGTGCGGGGATTGGCGCAAGTATCACATTTTTATCAGAATTTTCGTCAGTTCTTACGGGTGTTGTTATTGCCAGTGTTTGGCCTTTCCTTGTTATTCTAGGGGTGCACTGGGGTGTTGTCCCTATTATGATTGATAATTTTTCTAAAGGCGGAGACATTATTGGCCCAATTACTTCTGGATCGGTATTTGCGGTAATGGGGATTGCTTTTGGTATATTCCTTCGTTCTAGAAGAAATAAAGATTTACGGTCATTGGCACTTGCGGGTACATTGTCAGGATTGCTTGCAGGTGTAATCGAACCGATTCTCTATGGTTTAGTATTGAGATATCGAAGATTAATACCATTAATGTTACTATCCGGTGCTCTCGGCGGGGGGATCATTGCGCTATTTGATGTAAGAGTATCTACATTTGTATTCCAAAGTATATTTAGCATACCTGTTTATTCACCAATGGTAGGCTATATTATAGGGATTGGAACCGCATTTGCTGTAGGAACCATTCTAGCTTTTATTTTTGGGACTGAAGGTGAAAAATCGAAAGGAGTAATTGAAACAGAAGTTTCATCTGTTCGTAATGAAAACGTAGGAAAAGTAAGATATGAATTAACAACGCCTTTATCAGGTAAAATAATTCCATTAGGTGATGTAAGTGACTCTGTATTTTCAAGTGGAGTAATGGGAAAAGGGGTTGGAATTGACCCTAGTGATGGCATTGTAGTAGCACCATTTGATGGAAAGGTAGTAACAATCCTCTCAACTAAACATGCTATTGGTTTAGCAAGTGATGAAGGTGTCGAAGTGTTGATTCATATTGGGCTTGATACCGTTCAGTTAGACGGGAAACATTATGAGGTGCACGTTGAAACAAATCAGGCTGTTAAAAAAGGGCAAAAATTAATAACGTTTGATATCGAGGCTATTCAAAAGGATGGATATAATACAATAACACCCGTTATTATAACGAACGCTGCCGATTATTTGGATGTTCTACCAACCGAATCAAGTTACGTTGGCTTAGAAGATGTGGTATTAACTGTCCTTAAGTAA
- a CDS encoding methyl-accepting chemotaxis protein, whose amino-acid sequence MKKLETKMLLFILVPTILFFAGLGTYISLTVHSTAIQVAEENLETRGELLAEELGLELEKTTAALQTLSQSLGGLLDSGSVPARDDASTMLRQLLITNPNAVSSWMVWEPDAYDGKDADYVNTEGHDTTGRFVPIWSKDEDGKFIVLPMKDYNRLGDLHTNLKKVLETGENALFEPVIVELNRKTIYITSIAFPVKVNGKAVGVIGVDMELKTLNELVTQFSFYDSGFASLMSNTGIVISHQHNDLIGRNYFDHTAMSESEEGEAVRNAVLQGQQIQISGLSDILNEDVYRLFSPIYVEGIQTPWSALLVAPLDEVTKEAKAVTTQIIISIIVIVSILALIIFVVTRNITKVLRATVGFGQVLQRGDFTQTISGRFLKRKDELGDLAAIFTSISDSMRSLISQVQDSAQLVEQSASAVDIVTNEATLAANEVTSATEKVAQSAEVQMQSAEESAKAMGEMSERVQTVSFTAITVSDTTQKMMEQANSGQRVVQNAVQQMDTIHQGTNETKLVIEQLEAEANKIQNIVSVITSISEQTNLLALNAAIEAARAGTAGKGFAVVADEVRKLADETNSSAADIQKLVSSIQADTIRAADSMTKNESGVNDGIKRMGEVESAFKQIITSIELIVKEAIELSAVAEQMSASSEEIAATSEEIASSAETSYEQTHQVAAAAEQQLASMEEITASSATLKGLSEELNIALRQFKV is encoded by the coding sequence ATGAAGAAACTAGAAACCAAAATGTTGTTATTCATTTTAGTACCAACAATTCTTTTCTTTGCCGGTCTGGGTACATATATTTCTCTGACAGTCCATTCCACGGCTATACAAGTCGCGGAGGAAAATTTAGAAACACGCGGAGAATTACTTGCTGAAGAATTGGGGCTTGAGCTAGAAAAAACGACAGCGGCACTTCAGACATTGTCCCAGTCATTAGGTGGATTGCTTGATAGTGGTTCAGTTCCTGCACGGGATGATGCAAGTACGATGCTGCGTCAATTACTGATTACAAATCCCAATGCGGTTAGCTCATGGATGGTTTGGGAGCCGGATGCCTATGATGGAAAAGATGCAGATTATGTCAACACAGAAGGGCATGATACTACCGGACGTTTTGTCCCGATCTGGTCAAAAGACGAGGATGGAAAGTTCATCGTTCTTCCGATGAAGGACTATAATCGGCTTGGCGACTTACATACGAATCTTAAAAAGGTGTTAGAAACGGGTGAAAATGCACTCTTTGAGCCTGTTATTGTCGAGCTGAATAGAAAAACGATTTATATCACCTCCATTGCCTTTCCTGTTAAAGTGAACGGAAAAGCAGTTGGCGTAATTGGCGTGGATATGGAGTTAAAAACATTGAATGAATTGGTCACTCAATTTTCCTTTTACGATAGTGGTTTTGCAAGCCTGATGTCTAATACCGGGATTGTCATCTCACATCAGCATAACGACTTAATTGGACGTAATTATTTTGACCATACTGCCATGAGTGAAAGTGAGGAGGGTGAGGCGGTTAGAAATGCAGTACTTCAAGGACAGCAGATACAAATTTCCGGGTTATCTGATATTTTGAATGAGGATGTCTATCGCTTATTTTCACCTATTTATGTTGAGGGGATCCAAACACCTTGGAGTGCCCTTTTAGTCGCTCCCCTTGATGAAGTGACCAAGGAAGCGAAAGCGGTTACAACTCAGATTATCATTAGCATTATCGTCATTGTCTCTATTCTCGCCCTCATTATCTTTGTCGTCACACGGAATATCACAAAAGTACTACGTGCCACTGTTGGATTTGGACAAGTCTTGCAGCGAGGGGACTTTACACAGACCATTTCAGGACGATTTTTAAAGCGTAAAGATGAGTTGGGCGACCTTGCCGCTATTTTCACTTCAATTAGTGACAGCATGAGAAGTTTAATCAGTCAGGTTCAGGATAGTGCTCAACTGGTAGAACAGTCTGCCAGTGCAGTAGACATTGTCACAAACGAAGCCACTCTTGCGGCGAATGAAGTGACATCCGCCACCGAAAAGGTTGCGCAGTCAGCAGAAGTCCAGATGCAAAGCGCTGAAGAGAGTGCAAAAGCAATGGGAGAAATGTCTGAAAGGGTCCAAACAGTTTCCTTTACAGCGATAACTGTATCTGACACTACACAAAAAATGATGGAACAGGCGAATAGCGGACAAAGGGTTGTGCAAAACGCTGTACAGCAAATGGACACGATACATCAAGGAACAAACGAAACAAAATTGGTTATTGAGCAATTGGAAGCCGAAGCCAATAAAATTCAAAACATCGTTTCTGTTATAACATCCATTTCAGAGCAGACAAATCTATTAGCCTTGAATGCAGCCATTGAGGCAGCACGAGCTGGCACGGCTGGCAAAGGGTTTGCCGTCGTTGCTGATGAAGTTCGAAAATTGGCAGACGAAACAAATAGTTCTGCTGCCGACATTCAAAAACTTGTCAGTTCCATTCAAGCGGATACAATAAGAGCAGCCGATTCTATGACTAAAAATGAAAGCGGTGTCAATGATGGCATCAAGCGGATGGGGGAAGTCGAATCCGCATTCAAACAAATCATCACTTCCATCGAACTAATTGTGAAAGAGGCTATCGAGCTGTCGGCTGTCGCTGAACAAATGTCGGCTAGCTCAGAGGAAATTGCAGCTACTTCTGAAGAAATAGCGAGCAGCGCAGAAACCTCATATGAACAAACACACCAAGTAGCCGCCGCTGCTGAACAGCAGCTCGCCTCCATGGAAGAAATCACCGCAAGTTCCGCAACACTGAAAGGACTTTCTGAAGAACTCAATATCGCATTACGTCAGTTTAAGGTATAA